TAACGCATTCGGGGTGGTCTATTATAACTTCCTCTTCAACGACCAATCCGAGCACTGCAAAAGCCATCGCTATCCTGTGATCTTTGAAGGTTTCTATCACTCCTCCCTTTATCTCTTTAGTCCCGTGAATTGCAAAGCCGTCCTCAAATTCCTCAACCTGTACTCCGAGCTTCCTTAGGTTTGTGACTATAGCCTTTATCCTGTCACTTTCCTTGTACCTGAGTTCCTTCGCTCCCTTTACCTCCGATACTCCGTCTGCAAAAGCCATAAGAACCGCAAGGATGGGAATCTCGTCTATTAAAGTAGGTACTTCTTCAGGAGAAACCTTTACGGGTTTTAAGTTATCAACGGGTCTTACTACAAGATCAGCCATAGGTTCGTTGGAAAGTTCCCTGTAGTTTTCAAAGGAAATATCCCCTCCCATTTCTATGAGTTTTCTGTAAAATCCGTCACGGGTAGGATTCAGGAGAACTTCTTTTAGTCTTATCTCCCCTTCAGGAGCGAGCGTAGCGAGTGCCGCAAAGTACGCCGCAGAGGAGGGATCCGCAGGACAGTAAACTTCCGTTCCCTGAAGTTCCTGTCCTCCTTTTATTTTTACTATGTGTCCCCTTTCTTCAGGAATAGTTATCACTTCTGCTCCGAAGAGCTTTAACATTCTCTCTGTGTGATCACGAGAAAGGTAAGGTTCTACAACTTCGGTCATACCTTCGGCTCTCAGCCCCGCAAGCAGGAGGGCACTCTTTACTTGAGCTGAGGACTTTTTATTGAAGTAGGAAATTCCCTTTAAGTTTCCTCCCCTTATGGCTATCGGTAATTTATTCC
The genomic region above belongs to Aquifex aeolicus VF5 and contains:
- the aroA gene encoding 3-phosphoshikimate 1-carboxyvinyltransferase — its product is MKKIEKIKRVKGELRVPSDKSITHRAFILGALASGETLVRKPLISGDTLATLEILKAIRTKVREGKEEVLIEGRNYTFLEPHDVLDAKNSGTTARIMSGVLSTQPFFSVLTGDESLKNRPMLRVVEPLREMGAKIDGREEGNKLPIAIRGGNLKGISYFNKKSSAQVKSALLLAGLRAEGMTEVVEPYLSRDHTERMLKLFGAEVITIPEERGHIVKIKGGQELQGTEVYCPADPSSAAYFAALATLAPEGEIRLKEVLLNPTRDGFYRKLIEMGGDISFENYRELSNEPMADLVVRPVDNLKPVKVSPEEVPTLIDEIPILAVLMAFADGVSEVKGAKELRYKESDRIKAIVTNLRKLGVQVEEFEDGFAIHGTKEIKGGVIETFKDHRIAMAFAVLGLVVEEEVIIDHPECVTVSYPEFWEDILKVVEF